One Bdellovibrio bacteriovorus genomic window, GAGGGGGGATGAAGAAATCCACCTAGCCGGTGGAGGGGTTGCACTTTAGCTTGCTCTGTCTCGTAAACGATCTTTTTGAATGATACGAATGTTTCTTCCATCTGTCTGGTCAATCAGACCTTCTTTTTCAAATTGAGCCAAGGTACGAATAACGGTTTCCGGTGTGGTTCCCGCCCATTGCGCGATTTCTCGACGTGTCCAGTTTTGTTGATGGAAGTGTTCGTTTAAAAATAAAACAGCTTCGGCGATACGCTCAGAAGCCCCTTTATCCATTTGATCCATCCACTTTTCTTCCGCTTGGCGCAGGTCTTTAGATAAGTGGTTTAAAAGTTTCATCGTGAGGTCGGGATGAGATCTAAAGATTTCTAGAATATCTGTTTTTGAGATAAAACAAAGCTCACAATCTTTCACCGCAACAGCTGTCGCGTGATAAGGCTCGTTGGCAAATAAAGAACGATAACCTAATACTCCGCCAGGCCCCACCATCCGAAGAGTGTGAGCGGCCCCATTGGGTGAGGTGACCTCCAGCTTTACAAGTCCTGACTGAATCGTGAAAAGGCCTAGGGGGTCGTTACCAGCATAAAAGATCATCTGACCCGCTTTAAAGCGGCACACGGTGCGGGCTTTTTCTACCAGCCCTAAAACTTCCGGCGTTGAGCATAAAAGACTGTCCTCGCGAGATTCGCAATTTGCGCAGGAAGATGTATCTTGGGGATGGCATTCACGTTTCAAACTCATACTGTCATCTTAGCAGAAGAGTCCGCATTCGTCATGGAAACTTATTCAGAGCAACATCAAGTAGCAGGGCGTCTTCCGGAAGCCTAGACGAAGGGGTGTTTAAACGCAAAGCCGCCTCCCAGGAAGCTTTATCTAAAGCCCAGGGCTTCAAGGAAACTTGAAATAAATCTAAGAATTCCCGTTCCTCCACCGCGCCCAGGGGGGCCTTGAAGTCGGCCTCACGATGGCGCTTAAAGTGTCCCAAAATAATCGCTTTTAAGGTCTTTAAAAGGTGCAATGGAACGGAGTTCATATCCGACATTATATAATAAAATTCAGAGCGAAAAACGGGG contains:
- a CDS encoding Crp/Fnr family transcriptional regulator; amino-acid sequence: MSLKRECHPQDTSSCANCESREDSLLCSTPEVLGLVEKARTVCRFKAGQMIFYAGNDPLGLFTIQSGLVKLEVTSPNGAAHTLRMVGPGGVLGYRSLFANEPYHATAVAVKDCELCFISKTDILEIFRSHPDLTMKLLNHLSKDLRQAEEKWMDQMDKGASERIAEAVLFLNEHFHQQNWTRREIAQWAGTTPETVIRTLAQFEKEGLIDQTDGRNIRIIQKDRLRDRAS